A window from Pongo abelii isolate AG06213 chromosome 6, NHGRI_mPonAbe1-v2.0_pri, whole genome shotgun sequence encodes these proteins:
- the PMPCB gene encoding mitochondrial-processing peptidase subunit beta isoform X1 gives MAAAAARVVLLPAARRRLWGFSESLLIRGAAGRSSYFGENRLRSTQAATQVVLNVPETRVTCLESGLRVASEDSGLSTCTVGLWIDAGSRYENEKNNGTAHFLEHMAFKGTKKRSQLDLELEIENMGAHLNAYTSREQTVYYAKAFSKDLPRAVEILADIIQNSTLGEAEIERERGVILREMQEVETNLQEVVFDYLHATAYQNTALGRTILGPTENIKSISRKDLVDYITTHYKGPRIVLAAAGGVSHDELLDLAKFHFGDSLCTHKGEIPALPPCKFTGSEIRVRDDKMPLAHLAIAVEAVGWAHPDTICLMVANTLIGNWDRSFGGGMNLSSKLAQLTCHGNLCHSFQSFNTSYTDTGLWGLYMVCEPSTVADMLHVVQKEWMRLCTSVTESEVTRARNLLKTNMLLQLDGSTPICEDIGRQMLCYNRRIPIPELEARIDAVNAETIREVCTKYIYNRSPAIAAVGKPGFFSSVQKVRQVLLINCLLFNP, from the exons ATGGCGGCTGCGGCGGCTCGAGTGGTGTTGTTACCCGCGGCGCGGCGGCGGCTCTGGGGTTTCAGCGAGAGTCTCCTAATCCGAGGCGCTGCGGGACGG TCATCATATTTTGGAGAGAACAGATTAAGAAGTACACAGGCTGCTACCCAAGTTGTTCTGAATGTTCCTGAAACAAGAGTAACATGTTTAGAAAGCGGACTCAGAGTGGCTTCGGAAGACTCTGGGCTCTCAACATGCACA GTTGGACTCTGGATTGATGCTGGAAGTAGATATGAAAATGAGAAGAACAATGGAACAGCACACTTTCTGGAGCATATGGCTTTCAAG ggCACCAAGAAGAGATCCCAATTAGATCTGGAACTTGAGATTGAAAATATGGGTGCTCATCTCAATGCCTATACCTCCAGAGAGCAGACTGTATACTATGCCAAAGCATTCTCTAAAGACTTGCCAAGag ctGTAGAAATTCTTGCTGATATAATACAAAACAGCACATTGGGAGAAGCAGAGATTGAACGTGAGCGTGGAGTAATCCTTAGAGAGATGCAGGAAGTTGAAACCAATTTACAAGAAGTTGTTTTTGATTATCTTCATGCCACAGCTTATCAAAATACTGCACTTGGACGGACAATTTTGGGACCAACTGAAAATATCAA ATCTATAAGTCGTAAGGACTTAGTGGATTATATAACCACACATTATAAGGGGCCAAGAATAGTGCTTGCTGCTGCTGGAG gTGTTTCCCATGATGAATTGCTTGACTTAGCAAAGTTTCATTTCGGTGACTCTTTATGCACACACAAAGGAGAAAtaccagctctgcctccctgcaaATTCACAGGAAGTGAG ATTCGTGTGAGGGATGACAAGATGCCTTTGGCGCACCTTGCAATAGCTGTTGAAGCTGTTGGTTGGGCACATCCAGATACAATCTGTCTCATGGTTGCAAACACACTGATTGGCAACTGGGATCGCTCTTTTGGGGGAGGAATG AATTTATCTAGCAAGCTGGCCCAGCTCACTTGTCATGGCAATCTTTGCCatagctttcagtctttcaacaCTTCCTACACAGATACAGGATTATGGGGACTGTATATGGTTTGTGAACCATCCACTGTTGCAGACATGCTACATGTTGTTCAAAAAGAATG GATGCGACTCTGTACAAGTGTCACTGAAAGTGAGGTCACACGAGCCAGAAATCTTCTGAAAACAAACATGTTGTTGCAGCTTGAtg GCTCAACTCCAATTTGTGAGGATATTGGTAGGCAAATGTTATGCTATAATAGAAGGATTCCCATCCCTGAGCTTGAAGCAAGAATTGAT GCTGTGAATGCTGAGACAATTCGAGAAGTATGtaccaaatatatttataataggaGTCCAGCTATTGCTGCTGTTGGTAAGCCTGGCTTCTTTTCTTCTGTGCAAAAAGTTCGCCAAGTACTTTTAATTAACTGTCTTCTTTTTAATCCTTAG
- the PMPCB gene encoding mitochondrial-processing peptidase subunit beta precursor (The RefSeq protein has 1 substitution compared to this genomic sequence): protein MAAAAARVVLLPAARRRLWGFSESLLIRGAAGRSSYFGENRLRSTQAATQVVLNVPETRVTCLESGLRVASEDSGLSTCTVGLWIDAGSRYENEKNNGTAHFLEHMAFKGTKKRSQLDLELEIENMGAHLNAYTSREQTVYYAKAFSKDLPRAVEILADIIQNSTLGEAEIERERGVILREMQEVETNLQEVVFDYLHATAYQNTALGRTILGPTENIKSISRKDLVDYITTHYKGPRIVLAAAGGVSHDELLDLAKFHFGDSLCTHKGEIPALPPCKFTGSEIRVRDDKMPLAHLAIAVEAVGWAHPDTICLMVANTLIGNWDRSFGGGMNLSSKLAQLTCHGNLCHSFQSFNTSYTDTGLWGLYMVCEPSTVADMLHVVQKEWMRLCTSVTESEVARARNLLKTNMLLQLDGSTPICEDIGRQMLCYNRRIPIPELEARIDAVNAETIREVCTKYIYNRSPAIAAVGPIEQLPDFKQICSNMCWLRD from the exons ATGGCGGCTGCGGCGGCTCGAGTGGTGTTGTTACCCGCGGCGCGGCGGCGGCTCTGGGGTTTCAGCGAGAGTCTCCTAATCCGAGGCGCTGCGGGACGG TCATCATATTTTGGAGAGAACAGATTAAGAAGTACACAGGCTGCTACCCAAGTTGTTCTGAATGTTCCTGAAACAAGAGTAACATGTTTAGAAAGCGGACTCAGAGTGGCTTCGGAAGACTCTGGGCTCTCAACATGCACA GTTGGACTCTGGATTGATGCTGGAAGTAGATATGAAAATGAGAAGAACAATGGAACAGCACACTTTCTGGAGCATATGGCTTTCAAG ggCACCAAGAAGAGATCCCAATTAGATCTGGAACTTGAGATTGAAAATATGGGTGCTCATCTCAATGCCTATACCTCCAGAGAGCAGACTGTATACTATGCCAAAGCATTCTCTAAAGACTTGCCAAGag ctGTAGAAATTCTTGCTGATATAATACAAAACAGCACATTGGGAGAAGCAGAGATTGAACGTGAGCGTGGAGTAATCCTTAGAGAGATGCAGGAAGTTGAAACCAATTTACAAGAAGTTGTTTTTGATTATCTTCATGCCACAGCTTATCAAAATACTGCACTTGGACGGACAATTTTGGGACCAACTGAAAATATCAA ATCTATAAGTCGTAAGGACTTAGTGGATTATATAACCACACATTATAAGGGGCCAAGAATAGTGCTTGCTGCTGCTGGAG gTGTTTCCCATGATGAATTGCTTGACTTAGCAAAGTTTCATTTCGGTGACTCTTTATGCACACACAAAGGAGAAAtaccagctctgcctccctgcaaATTCACAGGAAGTGAG ATTCGTGTGAGGGATGACAAGATGCCTTTGGCGCACCTTGCAATAGCTGTTGAAGCTGTTGGTTGGGCACATCCAGATACAATCTGTCTCATGGTTGCAAACACACTGATTGGCAACTGGGATCGCTCTTTTGGGGGAGGAATG AATTTATCTAGCAAGCTGGCCCAGCTCACTTGTCATGGCAATCTTTGCCatagctttcagtctttcaacaCTTCCTACACAGATACAGGATTATGGGGACTGTATATGGTTTGTGAACCATCCACTGTTGCAGACATGCTACATGTTGTTCAAAAAGAATG GATGCGACTCTGTACAAGTGTCACTGAAAGTGAGGTCACACGAGCCAGAAATCTTCTGAAAACAAACATGTTGTTGCAGCTTGAtg GCTCAACTCCAATTTGTGAGGATATTGGTAGGCAAATGTTATGCTATAATAGAAGGATTCCCATCCCTGAGCTTGAAGCAAGAATTGAT GCTGTGAATGCTGAGACAATTCGAGAAGTATGtaccaaatatatttataataggaGTCCAGCTATTGCTGCTGTTG GTCCCATTGAGCAACTACCAGATTTTAAACAGATTTGCAGTAACATGTGTTGGCTTCGTGATTAA